In Balearica regulorum gibbericeps isolate bBalReg1 chromosome 14, bBalReg1.pri, whole genome shotgun sequence, one genomic interval encodes:
- the UBE2D2 gene encoding ubiquitin-conjugating enzyme E2 D2 isoform X1 — protein sequence MALKRIHKELNDLARDPPAQCSAGPVGDDMFHWQATIMGPNDSPYQGGVFFLTIHFPTDYPFKPPKVAFTTRIYHPNINSNGSICLDILRSQWSPALTISKVLLSICSLLCDPNPDDPLVPEIARIYKTDREKYNRIAREWTQKYAM from the exons ATGGCGCTGAAGAGAATCCACAAG GAGTTGAATGATCTGGCACGTGATCCTCCAGCACAGTGTTCAGCAGGGCCTGTTGGTGATGACA tgttCCATTGGCAAGCTACAATAATGGGACCA AATGACAGTCCCTATCAAGGTGGAGTATTTTTCTTGACAATTCACTTCCCAACAGATTATCCCTTCAAACCACCTAAG GTTGCATTTACAACAAGAATCTATCATCCAAATATTAACAGTAATGGCAGCATTTGTCTTGATATTCTACGATCACAGTGGTCCCCAGCACTAACTATTTCAAAAG TACTTTTGTCCATCTGTTCTCTGTTGTGTGATCCCAATCCAGATGATCCTTTAGTGCCTGAGATTGCACGGATCTACAAAACAGATAGAGAAAA GTACAACAGAATAGCTCGGGAATGGACTCAGAAGTATGCGatgtaa
- the UBE2D2 gene encoding ubiquitin-conjugating enzyme E2 D2 isoform X3, protein MFHWQATIMGPNDSPYQGGVFFLTIHFPTDYPFKPPKVAFTTRIYHPNINSNGSICLDILRSQWSPALTISKVLLSICSLLCDPNPDDPLVPEIARIYKTDREKYNRIAREWTQKYAM, encoded by the exons A tgttCCATTGGCAAGCTACAATAATGGGACCA AATGACAGTCCCTATCAAGGTGGAGTATTTTTCTTGACAATTCACTTCCCAACAGATTATCCCTTCAAACCACCTAAG GTTGCATTTACAACAAGAATCTATCATCCAAATATTAACAGTAATGGCAGCATTTGTCTTGATATTCTACGATCACAGTGGTCCCCAGCACTAACTATTTCAAAAG TACTTTTGTCCATCTGTTCTCTGTTGTGTGATCCCAATCCAGATGATCCTTTAGTGCCTGAGATTGCACGGATCTACAAAACAGATAGAGAAAA GTACAACAGAATAGCTCGGGAATGGACTCAGAAGTATGCGatgtaa
- the UBE2D2 gene encoding ubiquitin-conjugating enzyme E2 D2 isoform X2: MHTMFHWQATIMGPNDSPYQGGVFFLTIHFPTDYPFKPPKVAFTTRIYHPNINSNGSICLDILRSQWSPALTISKVLLSICSLLCDPNPDDPLVPEIARIYKTDREKYNRIAREWTQKYAM; encoded by the exons ATGCATACGA tgttCCATTGGCAAGCTACAATAATGGGACCA AATGACAGTCCCTATCAAGGTGGAGTATTTTTCTTGACAATTCACTTCCCAACAGATTATCCCTTCAAACCACCTAAG GTTGCATTTACAACAAGAATCTATCATCCAAATATTAACAGTAATGGCAGCATTTGTCTTGATATTCTACGATCACAGTGGTCCCCAGCACTAACTATTTCAAAAG TACTTTTGTCCATCTGTTCTCTGTTGTGTGATCCCAATCCAGATGATCCTTTAGTGCCTGAGATTGCACGGATCTACAAAACAGATAGAGAAAA GTACAACAGAATAGCTCGGGAATGGACTCAGAAGTATGCGatgtaa